In one Oryza glaberrima chromosome 2, OglaRS2, whole genome shotgun sequence genomic region, the following are encoded:
- the LOC127761612 gene encoding uncharacterized protein LOC127761612 isoform X2 — protein MDGPSGATDTANAAGGDATLAVPPPPLLTGTAVPPPPLAAAQPQPQQATVAEGDPPPPATGGAEEVAGNGEPPQPPATDPASEPTAPPEPPRATEEKKGDEPPPPASTGVKEEVAGHGQPLPPPTSTPASEPPAPPEPTQQQQQQQAGDAKQAAPSADDEDGGKKRHSRWNFLRNLFRRHKGSLRDAVKAAALTKPRKEEEEKSKKTAGPDEASKLPPPPPAPPPAPDDDAASRSRSTRRRLVKVLRAVQFITRLKNWRNRPPEDGKAKEEQKPSPETKDKKPPETTGKDKKPADPELGQAKEKTPAPQQEEEEKKEKEEETPEAKAQRLEEEKSRRRWKERGEALLQEILEAAFEALLAGEFNKLKDQWRQCLLTFSFFPVNHKVKKQAVTYWWAAQFGLPHRRAPGVAAEPRGSEEIFAELCASGFLEPITSRCSGASHGCRVNPLVHWMVKRTARGGFAGLDQHGHPTVDPGKSRVLCLTASHRELLQRLGRADESPSAPPSPTRKLSKVKTPSQQDRQQKEEKEDRQQKEPNPTGTPSKIAVSKLEGETTQKKPNPTGTPSEIAVSKLEGETKQKKPNPIGMPSKMAVSKFEGEMKEQQNENDKINLKLELQKFQNIHVILNINAHVYRLPYCLLSYLGDRLVVLQLGRWWNSDNSTYMEVEGLEKLNAIGNLKKLRYLGIRGLSKLTELPKNVNKLQQLEVLDVRGCQNLTSVMSSTVRNLRQLTHLDLTECYMLEHIGWEITSLSELQVFKGFVFGIDAPRRYVFQCRDRHACHLQDLKAMKNLRKLSINVTTDANVDKNDMGQLKHLESLQSLTITWGELPSILTSVEREKEKKQLLERWTSLVLPSSLVKLDVRCYPSEEIPFEWFEQKGAIKPTKLKKLYVRGGAVKKLNLPKDNHIETLRLRYLKEFKMKWEEILGMMNNLHYVEVVYKDPKVMKSEKIKHQTDNVELQPHMIKEKEKKVKEEEEKCMAEIKKNMSIPDSTLDEHGVWEKDQKEADQKKAKEEEEKHMAEIKKNMGIPDSTLDEHRVSENDQKEVDQNKKGKGCEGDGDGSKESSNSQSKVHDGHDSKATINNNVTKVSSESDLTGKEGAQGTN, from the exons ATGGACGGGCCCAGCGGCGCAACCGACACGGCCaacgcggccggcggcgacgcaaCGCTGGCTGttcctccgccaccgctgctgACCGGAACGGCCGTTCCGCCGCCCCCGCTGGCAGCTGCCCAGCCGCAACCACAGCAAGCAACGGTGGCGGAGGgtgacccgccgccgccagcaacCGGTGGTGCAGAGGAGGTGGCCGGCAACGGCGAGCCTCCTCAACCGCCCGCCACTGATCCGGCGAGCGAACCCACTGCGCCGCCGGAACCACCGCGAGCAACAGAGGAGAAGAAGGGTGAcgagccaccaccaccggcatcAACCGGAGTGAAAGAGGAGGTGGCCGGCCATGGCCAGCCTCTTCCACCGCCCACCAGTACTCCGGCGAGCGAGCCCCCTGCGCCGCCGGAACcaacacagcagcagcagcagcagcaagcaggcGACGCGAAGCAGGCGGCGCCGTctgccgacgacgaggacggagGTAAAAAGAGGCACAGCCGTTGGAACTTCCTCCGCAACCTCTTCCGCCGCCACAAGGGCTCACTGCGCGACGCCGTGAAGGCCGCCGCTCTCACGAAGCcgcggaaggaggaggaggagaagagcaaGAAGACCGCCGGGCCCGATGAAGCCAgcaagctgccgccgccgccgccggctccaccTCCCGCTCCCGACGATGACGCGGCTAGCCGTAGCCGGTCTACGCGGAGGAGGCTCGTGAAAGTGCTACGGGCCGTCCAATTCATCACGCGGTTGAAGAACTGGAGGAATCGCCCACCGGAGGACGGTAAAGCCAAAGAGGAGCAGAAGCCGTCTCCGGAGACGAAGGACAAAAAGCCACCGGAGACGACGGGGAAGGACAAAAAGCCGGCGGACCCGGAGCTGgggcaagcgaaggagaagacgccggcgccgcagcaagaggaggaggagaagaaggagaaggaggaggagacgccaGAGGCGAAAGCGCAGCGGCTAGAGGAGGAGAAGTCACGGCGGAGGTGGAAGGAACGCGGGGAGGCGCTCCTGCAGGAGATCCTCGAGGCCGCCTTCGAAGCGCTGCTCGCCGGCGAGTTCAACAAGCTCAAGGATCAGTGGCGGCAGTGCCTCCtcaccttctccttcttccccgTCAACCACAAGGTGAAGAAGCAGGCGGTCACCTACTGGTGGGCCGCCCAGTTCGGCCTCCCGCACCGCCGCGCCCCCGGCGTCGCGGCGGAGCCCCGCGGGTCGGAGGAGATCTTCGCCGAGCTCTGCGCCAGCGGCTTCCTCGAGCCGATCACCAGCCGCTGCAGCGGCGCGTCCCACGGCTGCCGCGTGAACCCGCTTGTCCACTGGATGGTGAAGCGGACGGCGAGGGGCGGATTCGCCGGCCTGGACCAGCACGGCCACCCCACCGTCGATCCGGGCAAGTCCAGGGTCCTCTGCCTCACGGCGAGCCACCGCGAGCTGCTGCAGAGGCTAGGCAGGGCCGACGAGTCGCCGTCGGCGCCACCGTCCCCGACGAGAAAACTTTCGAAAGTCAAAACGCCCAGCCAACAAGACCGTCagcaaaaagaggaaaaagaagacCGTCAGCAAAAGGAGCCAAACCCAACAGGAACGCCCTCCAAAATAGCCGTCAGCAAACTTGAGGGCGAGACGACA CAAAAGAAGCCAAACCCAACAGGAACGCCTTCCGAAATAGCCGTCAGCAAACTTGAGGGCGAGACGAAG CAAAAGAAGCCAAACCCAATAGGAATGCCTTCCAAAATGGCCGTCAGCAAATTTGAGGGCGAGATGAAG GAGCAACAAAATGAAAATGACAAGATCAATCTCAAGCTTGAGCTCCAGAAGTTTCAAAACATACATGTAATCCTCAACATCAATGCACATGTGTATCGGCTCCCATATTGCTTGTTATCCTATCTTGGTGATCGCCTGGTAGTCCTACAACTTGGTCGATGGTGGAACTCCGATAATAGCACATACATGGAGGTGGAGGGGCTAGAGAAACTGAATGCCATTGGCAACCTCAAGAAACTCCGATACCTTGGCATTCGTGGGTTGTCAAAGCTGACGGAGCTACCCAAGAATGTCAACAAACTACAACAACTTGAAGTCCTGGATGTTCGTGGGTGCCAAAACCTGACCAGTGTGATGTCATCTACTGTCAGGAACCTTAGGCAGTTGACCCATTTGGATCTCACTGAATGCTACATGCTGGAGCATATTGGATGGGAGATCACCTCCCTCTCAGAGCTTCAAGTATTCAAGGGTTTTGTCTTTGGCATTGATGCACCAAGGAGATATGTATTCCAATGTCGAGATAGGCATGCGTGTCATTTGCAAGACCTCAAGGCGATGAAGAATCTCCGGAAGCTCAGTATCAATGTTACAACTGATGCAAATGTTGACAAGAATGATATGGGGCAACTTAAGCATCTTGAAAGCCTCCAATCACTAACAATAACATGGGGTGAGTTGCCAAGCATCTTAACATCTGtagaaagagaaaaggagaaaaagcaACTCCTTGAGAGGTGGACTAGCCTAGTGTTGCCGTCAAGTCTTGTGAAACTAGATGTTCGATGCTATCCCAGTGAAGAGATCCCATTTGAGTGGTTTGAACAAAAAGGGGCCATTAAGCCCACAAAGCTCAAGAAACTATATGTGAGAGGTGGAGCCGTTAAGAAACTAAATCTTCCCAAAGATAACCATATTGAGACTCTGCGCCTAAGATATCTCAAGGAATTCAAGATGAAATGGGAAGAAATATTGGGTATGATGAACAATCTCCATTATGTGGAAGTTGTTTACAAGGATCCTAAGGTGATGAAGAGTGAAAAGATAAAACATCAAACAGATAATGTCGAGCTACAACCTCACATGATTaaggagaaggaaaagaaggtaaaggaggaagaggaaaaatGTATGGCGGAgatcaaaaaaaatatgagcatACCAGATTCTACCTTGGATGAGCATGGGGTGTGGGAGAAGGATCAAAAGGAAGCTGATCAAAAGAAGgcaaaggaggaagaggaaaaacATATGGCGGAgatcaaaaaaaatatgggcaTACCAGATTCTACCTTGGATGAGCATCGGGTGTCGGAGAATGATCAAAAGGAAGTTGATCAAAACAAGAAGGGCAAAGGCTGTGAGGGTGATGGGGATGGAAGCAAAG AATCTAGTAACTCTCAGAGTAAGGTGCATGATGGTCATGATTCCAAGGCTACTATCAACAATAATGTTACAAAAGTTTCTAGTGAATCCGACCTGACGGGAAAAG AAGGTGCTCAAGGTACTAATTAG